TATGCTGAGGCTGCTTCGGCCAGTTTGGGGAAAGCTTCCTCTATGCTCGCCGTCTTTCCTCCAGAACACGAGTGGAATTCAGCATAAATGAACCTGCCGTTATAGGTTAGTACTTGACCGCGGGTAGCGGATACCGCCTTCCTAATCTTATCCGTAACCTGGCTTTCATCATAGGCTTGGAAATGGGTATGGAGATCACAGGCATTAGTCTTGTGCTCGGGGGTTCCTCCTTGGTAATTGATAAGGGCTAGAGTCAGGGTTCTGGCTACGATAGCCTGGGCTTTAAGTGCTTCTAGAGGAGGGTTGGTACCAACTTCGGCAGCTACGACTCCCTCTAGGTATTTTTCTAGGGGCAGCCACTGAACAGTTCCTCCCAGCTTGTGCCGGTACAAAGAGATGGTCGGTTCTTGTTTGTACTTGGCTACTTCGGGGGCTAAGGGGACTACTCGTTCCGGTGTTGGTTTCTTTGTCGGTCCTCGAGACACTTGGGCGATGGCGACAACAACGATGACGGCGATCAGGACCAAGAGGCCGACGGGGATATACTTGCGCACCTGGCTGTTCATACACGGTATTCCTCCTACTTTTTTGTTTAGCATGTCCCGGTAGAGGTTTATTGTTTCTTCGAAAGTTTTGGTATCATAGGAAGAAAAGTGAACAGGTGATAAAAGTGCATGTGGTTTTGGTAGAACCAGAAATCCCGCAGAATACTGGCAACGTAGCTCGGACCTGTGCCCTGACCCAGACTACGCTGCATCTCGTAAAGCCCCTGGGCTTTTCCTTGGAGGACCGATATTTAAAAAGGGCAGGGCTCGATTACTGGGATAAAGTAGAAGTGAAGGTATGGGATAGCTTTGACAATTTGCTCGCTGTTTATCCTGGAAGAAGTTATTTCTTGGCGACAACCAAGAGCAAACAGCGTTATACCGATGTCAGGTATAAAAAGGGAGATTTCATCGTTTTCGGTAAGGAAACCCAAGGACTGCCGGGGGAGCTTTTGGAGCGCTTTTCCCAGAGCCTTATTCGGATTCCGATGGTCGACATAGGAAGATCCCTCAATTTATCGAATGCTGTAGCAGTAGTGCTGTTTGAGGCTTTGCGCCAGCAGGGCTTCCCTGGGCTGCGGTAGCCCCAAAAAAGATACAAAAAGACCCCCGATTTGGGGGCCTTTTCTTTTCCAGTATGGTTGACCGGTGTTGCCGCGGGTAGAAGCCTAGATCATTCTTCGGCTGGTTGAGGAGCTTCCACGGGACAAATTTCAGCGCAGGCTCCGCATTCGGTGCACAGTTCTGGGTCGATCACGTATTTATCGTCACCCTCGCTTATTGCTCCAACGGGACACTCATCTACGCAAACCCCGCAGCTAATGCATTCGTCAGTGATGTAGTAGGCCATTTTTTCCCTCCTTTTCTATGTACCCGGTTTTCAATTAAGCAAATTATATAATACGGTTTTTTCAGTTGTCAATTTTACCATAGCAGGGGCGTCAAGGGGTGTAAATGTAGACATCTTTAACCTGTTTGTGAGAGTCGAGGGCTGGCTTAGTTGGTAATACTTTTCACTGTATTAAAGCGTACCTGTCCCTTATACTATGGCTTAGGTCCCAAAGCGTAAGCGGTTTTCTCAGAATAGATATGGATGGACATATGTTTTAGAGGGGGAGGAGAAATCGTGGTGAGTTTAGAAAAACGAACACCGCGAGTTGCTTACTTTTGCATGGAATTTGGCCTGCATGAAGAGTTGGCCATTTACTCAGGAGGGCTAGGGATTTTGGCAGGAGACCACCTCAAGTCCGCTGCTGACTTAAGGTTTCCCTTAGTGGGCATAGGGCTGTTGTGGCGGCAGGGTTATACCATGCAGCTCATAGGTAGTGACGGAAAACCTTATGATGTTTTCCCGACCTATGCGTATGATTTTCTAAAGGATACAGGTGTGAAGATTAGGCTCGATATTCGCGGGCAGGAAACCTGGTGCAGGGTTTGGATGGTGGACAAGTACGGAAACGCCCCTTTGTACTTGCTTGACCCCAATGTCCCTGAAAACACGGAACGAGAAAAGTGGATTAATTTCAAACTGTATGGGGGCAACGATGAGGCCAGGGTAGCCCAAGAAATGGTATTGGGCATCGGCGGGGTTAGAGCTTTACGCGCTTTAGGGATGGAAATCGACGTTTACCATTTCAACGAAGGACACGCGGTTTTTGCCGGAATCGAGCTTATTCGCGAGAACATGTCTCGAGGCCTGGATTTCGAACAAGCCTGGCGCAAAGCTCGAGAACAGATAGTGTTCACCACCCATACTCCAGTTCCGGCTGGCAATGAATGCCATGAACACTCTCTTCTACAGTATATGGGGGCATACAATGGCCTTGATTATGAGCAAATGAAGCGACTTGGTGGAGACCCGTTCAGTATGACCGTAGCCGGGCTTCGCCTAGCCCGAGTGGCTAACGCTGTTGCCGAACTACACGGCCACACCGCCAGGCGCATGTGGAGTGATGTGGAGGGAGCAGCTCCTATAATTCATATCACCAACGGCGTTCACCGATACACCTGGCAGGATGAGGGTATTCGAAAAGCTTGGGAAAGCGGGGCGGATCTGTGGGCCGAGCACCAGCGGGCTAAACGCGAACTGGTCCGTGAGATCGGAATGCGAACCAGTGTTTGGTTGGACCCAGATAAACTGCTTATCGGTTTTGCTCGAAGAGCGGCTCCTTACAAGCGGAGCGACTTGGTTTTCGGGAAACCCGAGGTTATAGAGCCGCTATTGACCAGCGGAAAGCTCCAGCTGGTGTTTTCCGGCAAAGCTCATCCCCAGGACGAAAAAGGAAAAGAGATTATAAGTAACCTGGTGGCAGCCTGCCGCCGGTATCCAAACAGCGTGGTGTTTCTTGAAAACTACGACATGAAACTGGGGCGCCTTTTAACCAGGGGCTGTGACATGTGGCTCAACAATCCAAGACGGCCGCAAGAGGCGAGTGGGACTTCGGGGATGAAAGCAGCTATGAATGGGGTCTTGAACCTCAGTGTTCTTGACGGGTGGTGGCCGGAAGGGTGCCGGCACGGGGTAAACGGTTGGCAGTTTGCTGACGGTTACGAAGGTCCGGATCAAGACCAACACGACATGGAATGTCTTTACCGGGTCCTGGTAGAAGAAGTCATTCCCACGTACTATAGTTCCCGGGAAAAATGGCAGGAGATGATGAGGTCTAGCATTGAAATGGCTCAATACCAGTTTTCAACCGAAAGAATGGTGAAAGAGTATTACCAACGACTGTACTGCTGAGGTTAACAGGCAAGGGTGTAAAGCTTAAGCTTCAGGTGTGTTTAGGAGCTGGCCGCGTTCGTGGAAAGAACGGCGGCTAGCTTTTTTTATACAACGAAGAAAGTGTAAGCATGACCTCTATGGTGTAGAATGGTGCTTAGAGCAGCGGGGATGATTTATAGCCGACATTGACAGGCGCATTCGAATAAGGGGGGCGGAAGGTGAAAATAGGGCAAAAGGTACGGCTGGTGAGTGAATTTGCGGGCTTACCTGGCGGAACTACCGGACAGGTTGTAGGGTTGGAAGCAGGCGGGAGTTTGGTACGGGTAATGTGGCAAATCCCAGGGCGAGAGGGGAAAAAGCCTCTTTTTCACCTCTTCACAGTAGAGGAATACCAGAGGCTGTTGCAGGAGGTATAGGTTTGTGTCATCGTATGAGACGTTCATAGATGGAGGGATGACATGGCGAAGGTACAAACGATAACAGAGGAAGTCTATATGATAGGAGGCCCCGACATCACCCGTCCGGAAGATTGTTGTGTCTATTTGGTGGAAACGGGTGACGGGATGGTAATTGTAGACGCGGGAGCGGGGGCAAGCGTGGGTAGCATCATCGATAATGTTCGGGAACTCGGATGGCCTTCGAGAAAGGTAAGCAGTCTGATTGCTACTCACGGGCATATAGATCATGTAGGGGGTCTGTACGAACTCAAAGAAAAACTGGGTTTGCAGGTAATCGCACATGAGCTCGAGTTGCCGGCAATAGAGGAAGGTTTATCCCAATTGACTGCCGATTATTTGTACGGGTTGAAGTACCGATCGGTAAAGGTGGATCTGGTGCTGCGAGAAAAAGAGGCTGTGTTAGAAATTGGCGGGCAAAAGTTCCATTGCCTGCATACCCCTGGGCATACACCGGGCAGTATTTCGGTATATGTCGATAAAGGCGGCGAGAGGATATTGTTCGGGCAGGACATTCACGGACCTTTTAGCCGTTCTTGGGGTTCGGACCGCCGCCAATGGCGGGAGTCGATGCTCCGTCTCTTGGAGTTGGAGGCCGACGTGCTTTGCGAAGGACATTTTGGGGTTTATAGGCCTCGAGAGGAAGTCAGAGCTTACATAGAAGGATACCTGAAACGATTTTAACTTGAGGGTACTTTTTGCCTACCAAGTGATAAAATGAGCTTAGAGTAAGACCTTAGAGTAAGACCAGAGAAAGAACGGCCCGGCAGCCGACAGAATCAGGGCGAGGAGGGTTTGAAAGTGCGGGTGATATCTGACCGTGTTCGCTGCCTGGGCAACAGGCATTTCAACATGTTTGTGGTAGGGAAGACGTCGGCAGCAGTGGTAGAGTGCGGGGTAACTGGGTCCGTCATTAGTTTTGAAGAGCAGTGGGAACAGGCTGCACTGAAGCCTGAAATCATCTGCCTAATGGCTATGCACGCTCATTTTGATCACGTCTGCGGAATCCCACGCCTGAAAACCTTGTTCCCTGCGGCTCCGGTGGCTGCCAGTCCAGAAGCAGCCAAGGCCTTGGGAAAGAAGAAAGTTGTCTCAAACTTTTTTGAGCAGGACGCGGCCATGGTAGAAGTGTTGAGGGAAGAAGGTGAGCTAACAGGTCCGGTGGAGGTTCCGGCTGTAGATAAGATCGAAATCGACTGCTTCCTGGACGAAGGGGAGGTATTAGATGTAGGGCAAGGGGTAAAACTTCAAATAATAGCAACTCCTGGACACAGCCCCTGCAGCCTGTCAGCGTATCTGCCGGAAGACCAGATTCTCTTTATCTCAGATGCCGCTGGTTTTCAGATTTCGGATACCGAGCTGTTCCCCATATTCTTCCAGGGATATGAGTTGTACGTAGAGAGCATTCGAAGGTTAATGGGCTTCCCGGCTAAAGTGTTGGCGTTACCTCACGAGAGGATTTGGAGCGGCAGCGCAATTGACGACTTCTGGCAGCGGGCTTTGTTTCAGACCGAGCAGGCTTTTGCGGTGATACGGGAACTGATTGAGGCGGGAACTGCTTGGGAAGAGATGGAGGAGATCCTTCTCGAACGATACTACCGGGGAAATCTCCTTATATACACCCCGGAGAACATAAAAACCTGCGTGAACCTTCTCGTCAGAAGAGTCCAGGAATGTTTGTGATGGCTGACCTCTTGCGGAAGACGCGATTTTTCGTTAGATTTAGATAAAATCGGATCCTTTGTAGTGTTTTCAAAACTTTTTGAGGAGGATAGAAAATCTATGGAACCTGGACGGGAAATTCCAAGTGTTTATGAACCGGCTAAGGTAGAAAGCAAGTGGTACCAGTATTGGACGGAAAAGGGCTACTTCACCCCGAGAGTTGATGCTTCCCGCCCTCGTTTTTCAATGGTGATTCCGCCACCGAATGTTACGGGCTCGCTTCACTTAGGTCATGCCCTCAACAATACTTTGCAAGACATACTGGCGCGATGGCGGCGGATGCAGGGTTATAACACCTTGTGGTTGCCCGGAACCGACCATGCGGGGATTGCTACTCAGGCCAGGGTAGAGGAGAGTTTGGCTCAGGAAGGGCTGAGCAAATACGATTTGGGGCGAGAAAGATTTCTAGAACGGGTGTGGGCATGGAAAAACACTTACGGGGACAAGATCATCAGCCAGTTGAAAATGCTGGGATGTTCGTGTGATTGGTCGCGGGAACGTTTTACCATGGATGAAGGCTGTTCTGAGGCTGTTAAAGAGGTTTTTGTCAGGCTTTATGAAAAAGGTCTGATTTACCGGGGAGACTACATAATCAACTGGTGCCCGAAGTGTCAAACCACTATTTCCGACATTGAGGTGGAGCACGAAGACAGGTCAGGTAACCTCTGGTACATCAGGTACCCCATAGAGGGTTCGGAGGTATCGATCGTAGTAGCCACTACCCGCCCCGAAACCATGCTGGGGGATACGGGAGTGGCTGTCCATCCTGACGACGAGCGTTACCGACATCTTGTCGGCAGATACGCGATCCTTCCTATAATCGGGCGAAGGCTGCCGATAGTGGCCGATGAATATGTCGATCGGAACTTCGGGACAGGAGCGGTCAAAGTTACTCCAGCGCACGATCCCAACGATTTCGAGATGGGTTTGCGGCACAACTTGGAGCGGGTCAGTGTAATCGGGATGGATGCGACGATGACAGAAGCTGCCGGTCCCTACCAGGGGCTGGACCGTTATGAGTGCCGTCAGCGGCTGGTGGCAGACCTGGAGCAAAAAGGATTTTTGGTCAAAGTCGAAGAGCACGAACACGCAGTTGGTCAGTGTTACCGGTGTGAGACCGTGGTTGAACCGCTGGTTTCCAAGCAGTGGTTTGTTAAGATGAAGCCCCTCGCTGAACCGGCTATAAAGGCAGTGGTGGAGGGACGAATCCGGTTTGTGCCTTCCCGGTTTACCAAGGTGTACCTTAACTGGATGGAGAACATCCGGGACTGGTGCATATCCCGCCAGCTTTGGTGGGGGCACCGCATTCCGGTATGGTACTGCCAGGACTGCGGCCAGGAAATATGTGCTAAAGAGGAACCGCAGCGGTGTACCAACTGTGGGCAGAGCAACCTTGTGCAAGACCCAGACGTGCTCGATACCTGGTTCAGTTCGGCCTTATGGCCTTTTTCGACTCTGGGATGGCCTGCTCCTACGTCTGATTTGGAGTACTTTTATCCGACCGATGTCTTAGTAACAGGGCGAGACATAATCTTTTTCTGGGTGGCTCGCATGATATTCTCAGGCTTGGAATTCATGAGAGAGGTGCCTTTTTACGACGTGCTCATTCACGGGCTTATCCTCGATGCCCTGGGGCGCAAAATGAGCAAGTCCTTGGGCAATGGCATTGACCCTATTGATGTGATAGACAAGTACGGAGCAGACACTTTGAGGTTTTCCTTGATAACCGGTTCCACTCCGGGTAATGATATCCGCTTCCATTGGGAGAAGGTAGAGAACACCAGGAATTTCGCCAACAAGATATGGAACGCAGCCAGGTTCGTCGTAATGAATCTGGATGATTTCGAGCATATCACTTTAGAAGAAAAAGATTATACCCTGGCTGACCGGTGGATACTTTCCCGCTTGCAGGAGAAAATCGAGCAGGTGACTGAGCTTCTTCAGTCCTATGACTTGGGCGAGGCTGCACGGGTACTGTACGATTTCGTATGGGACGAGTTTTGCGATTGGTACATAGAGCTGGCCAAGCCCAGACTCTACCAGAACGCTAACCAGAGAGATAAAAAGGTGGTCCAGAACGTTTTGCACCGGGTTTTAGCGGATCAAATGCGGCTTTTGCACCCGTTTATGCCTTTTGTGACCGAGGAGGTTTACCAACACTTACCGAGAACTGCCGAAAGCATCATGGTGGACTCTTGGCCGCAGAAGAACGAAAAACTTGTTTGGCCAGAAGCAGTAGAAGATATGAAGACAGTGATGACCGTTATCCGGGCAATAAGGAACCTGAAAAGCGAGTTTGACATCTCGCTGGGTATGGAGGTCAACGTTTTTGTGTACACTGGAAGCGAGGATAAAGCCAGGGTGCTGCGGCGAGGGTCGAGCTACATTCAGCAACTAGCTCATGCTGAATCGGTAAGGATTGACTCGAAAAGGCCCGACGAGCTGGACCAGATGTTGAGCTCGCCGATGGGAGAGATCGAGGTATATATCCCCATCGAAGGAGTCGTCGACCGCGAGCGCGAGGTTGGCCGCCTTAGAAAGGAGCTGACCAAGGTAGAATCGGACTTAAGCAAGGTAGTGGAGAAGCTGTCAAACCAAGCATTTCTGCAAAAGGCACCGGCCGACGTCGTGACCAAGGAAAGGACCAAGCGGGAAGAGCTCGAAACAAAGAGGGAGGGAATAGTAAGACGATTGGAGATGCTGACCAAGAGATAGAAACTGTTTTAGCCAGAGTGGCCGGGACCGGCATAAGACCAGGGCTGGAACGCATTCGAGGGTTGTTGGAAAGGATGGATAACCCGCAAGAGGGGCTGCCGGTGATTCATGTTGCCGGGACTAACGGGAAGGGATCCACCTCCTGCATAATCGCTTCAGTGCTGAAAGCAGCGGGTTACAAGGTGGGGAGCTTCACGTCTCCCCACATTCATTCCTATCAGGAAAGGATTACTATTAACGGCAAGCCGATTTCGGGGCAGGATTTTTTGACTTGTCTGCGTAAGGTCGAAGCGGCGGTGGGCAAACTGTTGGTAGAGGGTTACGAACGGCCCACCGAGTTCGAGGTGTTGACAGCGGTAGCCTTTGCTTTTTTTGCTGACCAGCAGTTAGATATAGCGGTACTGGAAGCAGGGATGGGGGGGAGGTACGATTCTACTAATATCGTGCATCCCCTGCTGGCGGTCATTACCCGGGTGGAGTTTGATCACACCCAGTATCTGGGTAATACTATAGTCGAGATAGCTTATAACAAGGCAGGTATTATAAAACCCGGCATAGAGGTGGTGATCGGGCCGCTAAGGCCGGAGGCTTTGGAGGTTATAAAAACTGAATGCCGGGAAAAGGACGCTATTTTATATAGGGCAGGGCACCATGTTACTGTGCAGCCGACCGGCATCAGTACTTTGGAAGGACAGACGGTCAAGGTTTCCGCTCCTTATGTGGATCCGGGAGAGGTCTTTTTGAGTCTTGCTGGCGATTATCAGTTGGAAAATCTTAAGACAGCGATGATGGTTTTGAGCCGACTCGTGGCCAGGGGGTGGGACCTGCCTGTAAGTGCGGTGAAGCAGGCTTTAGGAGAATTGACCTGGCCGGGAAGAATGGAAAAGCTGAGCGATGACCCTATGGTGGTGGTAGATGCAGCCCACAACTCCGACGGCGCAAAGGCATTGGCCAGGGCTCTAGATTCGGTTTTGCCGGGCAAGTCTCGTATTTTAGTTTGCGGGGTGCTTGATGATAAAGATGGTGAAGCTATTCTGGGTAGTCTAGTCTCCCGAACCCGAATGTGCGTAGTCACGAGGCCTGAATCGGATAGGGCTCAAAAGTGGCGAGAAAAAACAGCTATAGCTTACAGGTTATTTCCCAGGGTGGTAGAAGCGGAGGATATCGAGCAAGCCCTGTCGACGGCGGTTAACGAGCTACAGAGAGAGGAGTATATACTGGTTACAGGTTCTTTTTACCTTGTAGACAGGGTGCGGAGGTACTTTACGAGAAATTAACACGAACTTAACAATCGTCGCTTTGCGTAATGTTATAATCAACATTATAAGGGGAAATTTTGTATACAATAGTCATAAGGAGGCTGTCGAGTGGCATTTAAAGTAAAGCCCCGCGACGATTTGTTTTTCGGTTGTTTTGAAGCCAGCGCAGAGACTATCTGCCAAGCGGCAAGGATACTTCAGGAATACGTAAATCAAAATGGCGACCCCACAGCGAAGCTAGAGTTACTAAACCGGGCTGAAGAACGGGGTGATAAACTCTTTGGCCGGATAGTAGACCGGCTCAACAACTCGTTCGTTACCCCTTTCGAGCGGGAGGACATTTACAGCTTGGCCAAAGGGCTGAACCGGATAATTGACCATATTCAAGGGACCATGGAGAAGATAGTCATCTACAAGACTGGTAAACCCCAGGATACGAACATTAAAGGTTTGGTAGATGTCTTGGTCGACGCCAGTGACGAGATAAAGGAAGCGGTCATATGTCTCCGTAATTTGAAGGAGAACCAGGGACGAGTTCTTGAGGCTTGTGACCGGATAAGGGAGTACGAGCACGAGGGAGACAGGCTGTATCGTAATGGTATCGCTCTTTTATTTGAGAACGCCGAGAATGCCATCGATATCATAAAGTGGAAAGAAGTATTCGAACACCTGGAGACTACTCTCGATTACTGCGAGGAACTCAGCAATATTCTTAAAGGGGTTACCGTAAAGTATGTTTAGTCTGGCTTTGTTGCTGCTAGTTATCGCGTTAGCTTTACTTTTTGACTACGTTAACGGTTTTCACGACACGGCCAACGCTATCGCTACTTCGGTTTCGACCAAAGCGCTTACCCCTCGCGGTGCCATAATGGTTGCCGCAGGGTTAAACTTTCTAGGAGCTCTAAGCGGTACTGGGGTAGCAAAGACAATCGGTAAAGGTCTGGTGGCTCCTGAGGTGGTGACCGGGCAAGTTCTAGTTGCCGCCTTGTCAGGGGCTATTTTTTGGAATATTTTTACTTGGTATTCCGGGATACCAAGCAGTTCTTCTCATGCTTTAATCGGAGGGGTAGTCGGGGCAGTTGTAGCAGGACTCGGTTTTTCCTCCGTCAACTGGAGCGGGTTCAAAGAAATATTAGCAGCGTTGATTTTGTCACCGGTCGTTGCGTTTACCCTGGGGTCGGTCATTATGA
The sequence above is drawn from the Syntrophothermus lipocalidus DSM 12680 genome and encodes:
- a CDS encoding SpoIID/LytB domain-containing protein; amino-acid sequence: MNSQVRKYIPVGLLVLIAVIVVVAIAQVSRGPTKKPTPERVVPLAPEVAKYKQEPTISLYRHKLGGTVQWLPLEKYLEGVVAAEVGTNPPLEALKAQAIVARTLTLALINYQGGTPEHKTNACDLHTHFQAYDESQVTDKIRKAVSATRGQVLTYNGRFIYAEFHSCSGGKTASIEEAFPKLAEAASAYIKPLASPGMKYAPAKERKWTVKIPRWELKNILGPESGSLDDIKISKRGPSGRALVITAGKASIPAVDLRTQLGPDRLKSTMITSIRPQGDYVVFTGKGWGHGAGMEQWGAYAMAKKGKSAADIVTYYYPGTRLVTLWK
- the trmL gene encoding tRNA (uridine(34)/cytosine(34)/5-carboxymethylaminomethyluridine(34)-2'-O)-methyltransferase TrmL → MHVVLVEPEIPQNTGNVARTCALTQTTLHLVKPLGFSLEDRYLKRAGLDYWDKVEVKVWDSFDNLLAVYPGRSYFLATTKSKQRYTDVRYKKGDFIVFGKETQGLPGELLERFSQSLIRIPMVDIGRSLNLSNAVAVVLFEALRQQGFPGLR
- a CDS encoding 4Fe-4S binding protein, encoding MAYYITDECISCGVCVDECPVGAISEGDDKYVIDPELCTECGACAEICPVEAPQPAEE
- the glgP gene encoding alpha-glucan family phosphorylase → MDICFRGGGEIVVSLEKRTPRVAYFCMEFGLHEELAIYSGGLGILAGDHLKSAADLRFPLVGIGLLWRQGYTMQLIGSDGKPYDVFPTYAYDFLKDTGVKIRLDIRGQETWCRVWMVDKYGNAPLYLLDPNVPENTEREKWINFKLYGGNDEARVAQEMVLGIGGVRALRALGMEIDVYHFNEGHAVFAGIELIRENMSRGLDFEQAWRKAREQIVFTTHTPVPAGNECHEHSLLQYMGAYNGLDYEQMKRLGGDPFSMTVAGLRLARVANAVAELHGHTARRMWSDVEGAAPIIHITNGVHRYTWQDEGIRKAWESGADLWAEHQRAKRELVREIGMRTSVWLDPDKLLIGFARRAAPYKRSDLVFGKPEVIEPLLTSGKLQLVFSGKAHPQDEKGKEIISNLVAACRRYPNSVVFLENYDMKLGRLLTRGCDMWLNNPRRPQEASGTSGMKAAMNGVLNLSVLDGWWPEGCRHGVNGWQFADGYEGPDQDQHDMECLYRVLVEEVIPTYYSSREKWQEMMRSSIEMAQYQFSTERMVKEYYQRLYC
- a CDS encoding MBL fold metallo-hydrolase; amino-acid sequence: MAKVQTITEEVYMIGGPDITRPEDCCVYLVETGDGMVIVDAGAGASVGSIIDNVRELGWPSRKVSSLIATHGHIDHVGGLYELKEKLGLQVIAHELELPAIEEGLSQLTADYLYGLKYRSVKVDLVLREKEAVLEIGGQKFHCLHTPGHTPGSISVYVDKGGERILFGQDIHGPFSRSWGSDRRQWRESMLRLLELEADVLCEGHFGVYRPREEVRAYIEGYLKRF
- a CDS encoding MBL fold metallo-hydrolase, which translates into the protein MRVISDRVRCLGNRHFNMFVVGKTSAAVVECGVTGSVISFEEQWEQAALKPEIICLMAMHAHFDHVCGIPRLKTLFPAAPVAASPEAAKALGKKKVVSNFFEQDAAMVEVLREEGELTGPVEVPAVDKIEIDCFLDEGEVLDVGQGVKLQIIATPGHSPCSLSAYLPEDQILFISDAAGFQISDTELFPIFFQGYELYVESIRRLMGFPAKVLALPHERIWSGSAIDDFWQRALFQTEQAFAVIRELIEAGTAWEEMEEILLERYYRGNLLIYTPENIKTCVNLLVRRVQECL
- a CDS encoding valine--tRNA ligase; its protein translation is MEPGREIPSVYEPAKVESKWYQYWTEKGYFTPRVDASRPRFSMVIPPPNVTGSLHLGHALNNTLQDILARWRRMQGYNTLWLPGTDHAGIATQARVEESLAQEGLSKYDLGRERFLERVWAWKNTYGDKIISQLKMLGCSCDWSRERFTMDEGCSEAVKEVFVRLYEKGLIYRGDYIINWCPKCQTTISDIEVEHEDRSGNLWYIRYPIEGSEVSIVVATTRPETMLGDTGVAVHPDDERYRHLVGRYAILPIIGRRLPIVADEYVDRNFGTGAVKVTPAHDPNDFEMGLRHNLERVSVIGMDATMTEAAGPYQGLDRYECRQRLVADLEQKGFLVKVEEHEHAVGQCYRCETVVEPLVSKQWFVKMKPLAEPAIKAVVEGRIRFVPSRFTKVYLNWMENIRDWCISRQLWWGHRIPVWYCQDCGQEICAKEEPQRCTNCGQSNLVQDPDVLDTWFSSALWPFSTLGWPAPTSDLEYFYPTDVLVTGRDIIFFWVARMIFSGLEFMREVPFYDVLIHGLILDALGRKMSKSLGNGIDPIDVIDKYGADTLRFSLITGSTPGNDIRFHWEKVENTRNFANKIWNAARFVVMNLDDFEHITLEEKDYTLADRWILSRLQEKIEQVTELLQSYDLGEAARVLYDFVWDEFCDWYIELAKPRLYQNANQRDKKVVQNVLHRVLADQMRLLHPFMPFVTEEVYQHLPRTAESIMVDSWPQKNEKLVWPEAVEDMKTVMTVIRAIRNLKSEFDISLGMEVNVFVYTGSEDKARVLRRGSSYIQQLAHAESVRIDSKRPDELDQMLSSPMGEIEVYIPIEGVVDREREVGRLRKELTKVESDLSKVVEKLSNQAFLQKAPADVVTKERTKREELETKREGIVRRLEMLTKR
- a CDS encoding bifunctional folylpolyglutamate synthase/dihydrofolate synthase, whose amino-acid sequence is MAGTGIRPGLERIRGLLERMDNPQEGLPVIHVAGTNGKGSTSCIIASVLKAAGYKVGSFTSPHIHSYQERITINGKPISGQDFLTCLRKVEAAVGKLLVEGYERPTEFEVLTAVAFAFFADQQLDIAVLEAGMGGRYDSTNIVHPLLAVITRVEFDHTQYLGNTIVEIAYNKAGIIKPGIEVVIGPLRPEALEVIKTECREKDAILYRAGHHVTVQPTGISTLEGQTVKVSAPYVDPGEVFLSLAGDYQLENLKTAMMVLSRLVARGWDLPVSAVKQALGELTWPGRMEKLSDDPMVVVDAAHNSDGAKALARALDSVLPGKSRILVCGVLDDKDGEAILGSLVSRTRMCVVTRPESDRAQKWREKTAIAYRLFPRVVEAEDIEQALSTAVNELQREEYILVTGSFYLVDRVRRYFTRN
- a CDS encoding DUF47 domain-containing protein — its product is MAFKVKPRDDLFFGCFEASAETICQAARILQEYVNQNGDPTAKLELLNRAEERGDKLFGRIVDRLNNSFVTPFEREDIYSLAKGLNRIIDHIQGTMEKIVIYKTGKPQDTNIKGLVDVLVDASDEIKEAVICLRNLKENQGRVLEACDRIREYEHEGDRLYRNGIALLFENAENAIDIIKWKEVFEHLETTLDYCEELSNILKGVTVKYV